One genomic window of Vicia villosa cultivar HV-30 ecotype Madison, WI unplaced genomic scaffold, Vvil1.0 ctg.002187F_1_1, whole genome shotgun sequence includes the following:
- the LOC131638146 gene encoding RING-H2 finger protein ATL5-like — protein sequence MIGPLILLFIFFLIIFRTYLYLCHLRNQRLSSLTKERLDPTILKSFPIFTYSSSAVSHTLHDCAICLSEYTDDDECLMLPNCSHVFHSQCIDEWFTSQSNCPLCRAPIQPVKVEPHVEPGSASGSKEPGEGSSNFPEPIGCPRRPFRVIVELPSEVFRMESHTRG from the coding sequence ATGATAGGTCCTCTCATCCTTttgtttatattctttctcattatttttcgCACTTATTTATACCTCTGTCACCTTCGCAATCAACGTTTGTCTTCTTTAACTAAAGAACGTCTTGACCCTACCATTCTCAAATCATTTCCAATCTTCACTTACTCTTCCTCCGCCGTAAGCCATACTCTCCACGACTGCGCTATTTGTTTGTCGGAGTATACAGACGACGATGAATGTCTTATGCTCCCAAACTGTAGTCATGTTTTTCATTCTCAATGTATTGACGAGTGGTTTACTTCTCAGTCTAATTGTCCTCTCTGCCGAGCTCCGATCCAACCGGTGAAAGTTGAGCCTCATGTTGAACCGGGGTCTGCTTCGGGTTCAAAAGAACCGGGTGAAGGTAGTTCGAATTTTCCTGAACCGATTGGGTGTCCAAGAAGACCGTTTAGAGTAATTGTCGAGTTGCCATCAGAGGTTTTTCGGATGGAATCTCATACCCGAGGATAA
- the LOC131638143 gene encoding large ribosomal subunit protein eL18-like — translation MGIDLKAGGKSKKTKRTAPKSDDIYLKLLVRLYRFLDRRTSSNFNKVILRRLFMSKVNRPPLSLSRLVRFMKGKEGRIAVVVGAVTDDIRVHEVPAIKVTALRFTETARARIVKAGGECLTFDELAVREPLGKNVFLLRGPKNAREAVKHFGRAPGVPHSHTKPYIRSKGRKFEKARGKRKSRGFRV, via the exons ATG GGTATCGATTTGAAGGCAGGGGGTAAGTCCAAGAAGACAAAACGAACCGCACCAAAATCCGATGATATCTACCTCAAGCTTCTCGTCAGG CTTTACCGTTTCCTTGATCGGAGGACTTCCAGTAATTTCAATAAGGTTATCCTTAGGCGTCTTTTCATGAGCAAAGTTAATAGGCCACCGCTATCTCTCTCTAGGTTGGTTCGCTTCATGAAGGGAAAG GAGGGTAGGATTGCTGTAGTTGTGGGTGCTGTGACAGATGATATTCGTGTTCACGAAGTGCCTGCAATAAAGGTAACTGCTTTAAGGTTCACGGAAACTGCTAGAGCTAGAATTGTGAAGGCTGGTGGGGAGTGCCTTACCTTTGATGAACTTGCTGTTAGAGAACCTTTAGGCAAGAATGTG TTTCTTCTTAGAGGCCCCAAAAATGCTCGTGAGGCTGTTAAGCACTTTGGAAGAGCTCCTGGTGTGCCTCACAGTCATACCAAGCCCTATATCCGTTCTAAAGGACGCAAGTTTGAGAAGGCCAGAGGAAAGAGGAAGAGCAGAGGCTTCAGAGTTTAA
- the LOC131638145 gene encoding uncharacterized protein LOC131638145 — protein sequence MEKIEHTTVHTNGIKMHVASIGSGPVILFLHGFPELWYSWRHQLLSLSALGYRAVAPDLRGYGDTDAPSSPSSYTAHHIVGDLVGLLDALAVDRVFLVGHDWGAAMAWYFCLMKPDRVKALVNMSVVYRSRNPVRKPVQTMRALMGEDYYMCRFQKPGEAEEEFARAGASRIIKSFLTLRDPRPLCVPKAIGFGGSPNTPITLPKWLSEEDVNYYATKFEQSGFTGGLNYYRAIDLTWELMAPWTGDQIKVPVKFIVGDLDLTYNTPGVKEYIHNGGFKREVPYLQEMVVMEGVAHFINQEKPEEISAHIYNFIKKF from the exons atggaaaaaatagaGCACACAACGGTTCACACAAACGGAATAAAAATGCACGTTGCATCAATCGGTTCAGGTCCAGTCATACTCTTCCTCCACGGCTTCCCTGAGCTATGGTATTCATGGCGCCACCAGCTTCTCTCCCTCTCCGCTCTCGGTTACCGCGCCGTCGCGCCTGACCTCCGCGGCTACGGTGACACCGACGCGccgtcttctccttcttcttacACCGCCCACCACATCGTCGGTGACCTCGTCGGACTTCTCGATGCTCTGGCTGTGGATCGGGTGTTTTTGGTTGGGCATGATTGGGGAGCTGCTATGGCGTGGTATTTTTGTTTGATGAAGCCTGATCGGGTTAAGGCTTTGGTTAATATGAGTGTGGTTTATCGGTCGAGGAATCCGGTTAGGAAGCCTGTGCAAACTATGAGGGCTTTGATGGGAGAGGATTATTATATGTGCAGGTTTCAG AAACCTGGGGAGGCTGAAGAAGAGTTCGCACGTGCCGGTGCTTCAAGAATAATAAAATCATTTCTTACACTGCGTGATCCACGTCCACTCTGTGTGCCAAAGGCGATAGGATTTGGAGGTTCCCCTAACACTCCTATAACTTTACCTAAATGGCTTTCTGAAGAAGATGTCAATTATTATGCTACCAAATTTGAACAAAGTGGCTTCACTGGTGGTCTAAATTACTATCGCGCTATTGACCT AACCTGGGAACTGATGGCACCATGGACTGGAGATCAGATAAAAGTACCTGTCAAATTCATTGTGGGAGACCTGGACCTTACATATAACACGCCAGGCGTTAAGGAGTATATACATAACGGTGGCTTTAAGAGAGAAGTACCATACTTGCAAGAAATGGTTGTGATGGAAGGAGTAGCTCACTTTATAAATCAGGAAAAACCAGAAGAGATCAGTGCGCACATATATAACTTCATCAAGAAATTTTAA
- the LOC131638138 gene encoding uncharacterized protein LOC131638138, translating to MENMSNRITFEAVFHRVTFEEDPVELHFKKQDAADILDLYSKFVIARVGTRTRSCDLRLHLMKEISGMPTSLNRERTRPAVSPETTSESSRESFSESSSSSGTGAVDMVDSFLA from the exons ATGGAAAATATGAGTAATCGAATCACTTTCGAGGCGGTTTTTCACAGAGTAACCTTTGAAGAAGATCCAGTAGAG CTACATTTTAAAAAGCAAGATGCTGCTGACATTTTGGACCTCTATTCGAAATTTGTGATTGCGAGGGTTGGAACTAGGACTCGATCGTGTGATTTGCGGTTACATTTGATGAAG GAGATTTCTGGTATGCCAACTTCTCTAAATAGGGAAAGAACCCGTCCTGCAGTATCTCCTGAGACAACCAGCGAGTCGTCCAGGGAGTCGTTCAGCGAGTCGTCGTCCAGCTCAGGAACAGGAGCAGTAGATATGGTGGACAGTTTTCTGGCATGA